A stretch of DNA from Spirosoma endbachense:
CTTCATGGCTGGAATTTTGACAGCTCGGCTGTCTTCCCCGTATCTACCCAACCCAAGCCATCCGATAAAACCGGTTCTCATGCCCGGGTGACGTCTACCTACACCTTTACCAAACCAGGTACTTACTTCCCAACCCTTCGCGTAGCGGCTCAACGGGAAGGCGATGCGAAAACACGGTTTACCCGCATCCAGAATCTGGACCGGGTCCGGGTCATTGTTGAATAGCAATGAACCCCAACTCGAAAGAAAACTGTATACCCTTTTACCGTTTAACGGCGAAGAAAACGTACGTATCCTTCTTCTGTTCCTGCTGGTCGGGATGGCCCATGCCGGTTTTTCGCAACTGGCGACTCCGCCTAATTACTTTGCGGGCAACTGGGAAATTAGTGTCGTAGGCAGCCCCGTGGGCGATGTGAAATTTACAACGGATTTAGTCCGCAAGGCGGGTAAACTGACGGGAGCCTTGACCAATACGACCGATCCCAGTCAGGCCAAACGCCCCCTCATGCGGGTCGAGGAGAAGGGCGATAAGCTGATGATGTACTTTGACTCGTCTCAGGGCGGGGAGGTGCCCATTGAGCTCACCAAAGTGAATGATGATAATCTGACAGGTACTTTATCGACGTTCGACGCGACCGCCAAACGCGTAAAACCTTAACGAAAGGTTGTCCTGAAGGGGTGACCCCTTCAGGTACGAGCCAAATAGGCACTATTTTCTTAGGCCAATGCCTGTTTAATTAATCGGTAAATCCGTAAAATCAGGTTAGTTTCTGGCAATGCGTATGTGACTGAAGGCCGGTCCGCAGGGGGGTGACAGGTGTTAAAATGGATGTCTCATAATTCGCTCGTAGCTTAATACACGGTCAGATCTACACACTAAAACTAGTTAATAGGTTTAGTGTGTAGATCGACAAACGGCGATTTAGTTCAGGACTTCCTCCAACTTCTTCACCAGCTGTTCGGGCTGTTCGCGCATGGCATAATGCCCGCCTTCCAGTGTAGCGATCCGCCAGTGCCGTTGTCGAGCTTTGACTAAGCCCATTCGGTCATTGGCGGCTTGGCTTTGTCCGTTCTTGGTCATCACAATAAAAGCGGTGGGGATACTCTTGACTAACGGATTGCGAATGGGTAGCGGCTCGGTAAACGTTTTCAAGGACTGAGCCACATCCAGTGGGGGAGTTGATCTGACCGGCCCAAACGGATATTGCATAAAGCCATCCTTCACGTGGGAAGCCATGAGGCTATTCCATAAATCACCGCAAACCATCTTGGCACTCTCCCCATCATTGGGTACCATGGCATCCAAATAAACCAGGTGACTGATTCGCTCGGGCAGCTGCTCGGCTACTCCAGAAATGACCATGCCCCCAAAGCTGTGTCCGACTAGAATGACGTTGTGCAAATCTTCAAACTTAATCACGTTGACGATGTCGCTAATGAAGGTAGTCAAGTTGATGTTCGGGTTGGCTAGGTGAACCCGCTCCCCCAAACCGGTCAACGTAGGCCGGTACACCTTGTCGCCGTTGGCTCGTAGAACGGTCTCAACCTTGGCATAGTCCCAGCCACCCGACCAGGCCCCATGTACTAGTAGAAACGTGCGGGGCTGATGAGTTTGGGCATAAACAGTTGAGGAAGCCATGAGGGCAAGAATCAACACTAGTTTGTTCATAATTGGTATAGCTGATGATTAACAACTGAACAAAGTTCGCTATCTTCGCTTTCGAAAAGTTAGTCGTTACCTGTGAGTAACTAGTTACCTGCGAGTAACCATCAATCAAGCTAAGCGGATGGAATCTTCAGAACCGGCTTGCCAATATGAACTGCTGGCGGCCCGAGATGCACTGGAAGTGATTCAGGGCAAATGGCGCATTCCTATTATCATCTCCTTGACCTATGGGACAAAACGATTTGGGGAGATTCAACGAGATATTGGTGATATCTCGCCAAAGATGTTATCTCAGGAATTGAAAGCACTGGAAGCTAATCAGCTTATTAGGCGTAAACTGTTGGCTGAGAGTATACCTGTTTCGGTCGAATACTCGCTGACGCCCCTAGGCATTTCATTAAAGGGTTTGTTAGTCGAACTACGGCTTTGGGGTCGGCATTTTCGGACTGCGATGATAAAGAGTTGACAGGCTCTACTAGCGGAAAGTCAGGCCATTATTCCTATGAAGGCGTCGGTTTTCGTTTGTGAATACAACTTTTCCGACCTGTCTCAAAAAGTGGTGCAATCTCAGAAAATGCTCCCAACTGAGACGAAGGAGCGTTCTTGTGTCAACCTCATAAATGGGGCGTTGCTGTTGCACAACTCTCAGCCATGAACAGAGGGTTGAAGTGGGTAATTCAATAAACGATCCTCACATCTTCAACGGTCCAATGATCCCCTTAGGGAGCCCTAAAATTCCACTTCGAATTATCGCTGTTAACATCAAATTCTGCCAGGGTCGGTGTGCTATCTCCAGAAGATACCAGTGCTAGCTTCCTCCCCGAATTCGGTACGAGCTTAGGCAGGATTCGGTAAGTGCCATCCGTCAGTTGATCGATTCGCCATAACTGTTCAGGTACGCCGGTAAAGGCCGGTACAGTAATGACTTCGGCATCGGCCGTGGCAGCCAAGGCCCGATCTGTGCCAGCCAGGACAATTTTATAATAGGGACCCCCTAAATAGCCGGTCGTATCTGGCGCATCAGTAATGGTCCATTGTTGATGGGGCCGAGCCATATAATCACCGATTCTCAAGGTAATCGTTCCTGTCGGCCAGTTGTTTACTACATCGGCTAACTGCTGAGCCGGAACGGGCTTTATGGGCTCATTGGTGGGCGGGCCAAATCCGCGTAGACCAACGGCCATTCTGGTAAAATCAACGGCCAATTCTAAGCTGTAGCCTCTTCGTACGGATTCAATTTCATAGGTGCCTTCTTTAAACTTTTCGCCGGCAACCGGCCAGCCATCTCTCCAAACCACCGGAAGGATACCTAATACGCTTCGGCCACCCTGCTCTAAATCAGCTTCATAATGGAGGGACATTTTTTCCACCCCTTTCTCCAGAACGATGTGGCCAAAATGGCCGGGGCCTATTAATCCACCACGGGTAGCCACCACCAGCTTACCACCCCCCTGCAACATGCTTCTGCCTACATTATCGAGGTAAGGGCCGGATATTTTCTTTGACCGACCCACCACCACATTGTAGGTCGAGTTAGCCCCATCGCAACAACTGCCATGTGTAGCCAGCAGGTAGTACCAACCCTCGCGATAAACTAACGTGCTGGCTTCACAGACGATGGCTACATCGACGGGTTTATTTCCGGCTTTAAGGCCTCCTGTTTTGGGGTCTAATTCGATTAGGCGAGTAAAGCCAAAATAGGTGCCGTAGGTGAGCCAAAGGCGTCCGGTAGTCGGATCTAACATAACGCCGGGGTCAATGGCGTCGTTCTCTTCATAGCCATCCGAGGTAGCCACCACAACCGGTTCCGAATACTTAAAATCAGGCGACTTTGGATCCAAAGTCTTGTTCCACATGGTCAGAATCGCGCCTTTGTGGTTGGGTGAGCCACCAGTTGCGCCATAGATGACCAGGTAACGATCCCCCAGTTTGATGACATCCGGGGCGGCTCCACCACCCGGTCTCACCCCGCCACCATACCAGGTCCAGCCATCGTTGGACATTAATCCACCACCGCCCGTGCCGAATGTGTAATACTTGCCGTCGCATTCGGTGACGGTTGAGGGGTCATGGATAAATGGTCTTCCGACTTGAGCGAGTACCGTCGGTGTTAATAATAAAGCAAATAAGGTTATCAGCATTCTGTTCATGTAAGAGCTTGTTTTGGCGTAAACAGACGGCTACTTAATCTTGGTAACCAATACTGAGATTTGTTACGGGCGATCCTTTTTCATCTAAAAAACGCATACAGAAATTAGCCATGCCCGGTCCGTTGATGACGGCCCCACGGATGATGTTCTTTCCCTTTTTCAGCGTTAAACGGGCCGAGGTGCCATTATCGGCAATCATATCGCGGTCACCCGACAGCAACAAGGCTTCCTGCCCATTTAACCACCACATGCTACCGGAATTACAGCCTGCCGCCAGCCTGACGTTTTGGATTTCTTCCGGGCAATCGATAACCGTGACCAGCCAGACAAGGATTCCGAATTTTGGCTGGTTAAGGGCGTAGGTAAACTGGTATAAATTAAAATTGAATGCCTTGCTGTCCAGTGCATACCACTTCCGGGTCTGATTGCCTACGGTTACCGTTTCCCCATTGCGTGGAACGACCGTGTAATCGCCGGAAAAATTATCGGTTGAAAAGGTTGTTCGGAGGTAGTTGTCGGTAAAAATATTATTCCGGACAATGTCTTTCTTTACGGGTTCCAGCACCAGCCAGCGTTGAATAAACCCTAGTGCATCTGGTGATTTTAGGGCCGCTGAGGCTGGTGTGAAGTGTTTGGAGAGGGTGTGGGTTGTATCGCCTTTTATAGGGATAGGAGGCAGGGGTATTCGTTGCCCCGGCCCTGGGCCCTGTGCAAAAGCAGTAAGGCCACTAAGTAATAATCCTGATAAAACGATACATGATATAAACGGCAATACATAGTTGTATTTTCTGTTCATAGCCAATTGTGTTTGTACTAAGTATTATTTCTACGAAAAGCATAACTTGGCCCCTTCTACTGGACATTTCATGCTTCCAACAACAGGTTTGTAGTCGATGGTAACCTAATTTCTTGCTCCCTAAATAAGAGTCAAAGTGCGTGTTTTGCTACAGCTCATTATCGATGCTCATCTCCAGCAGTGCATAACTCAAGCTTTTACCGTGCGTGTCGATCGTTAAAGAGGTAGTCACGCCACCACTCAACGCTTGTTGGCAAACAAATTGAAGGGCGGGCAGATTTGGTAATTCATACCGGGTGATTTCGCCCAGTACCAGATCGCGAAAGTGATAGCTAACCGCAGAAGCTGTTACTTTTTCGCATATTAACGGGTAATCCTCTGGTTTATAAGGAATCAACGATAAGGTCAGTGTGTTGCCTTTGTCCCCTGCTCGGCTATGAGCGATATCATAGAGTTTGATGGTCATGATTGAAAAAGTGTAACTTGAGGATTGATTCGATCGCGACCTAGGAAAGTCGACACAATACCTACCACTTCATGGACATATTTTCGGGCGCCACCACCACCCGCTGGCCCATTGGTGTAAAGCGCTTCGACTTCCTCGCCCACCAAAGAGGCCTGCTCAAATGTGGCCGCTTTACCAGCAACCCGAAGACGGATTTCATACTGGTCTGGATGTTCTCCAAAGCTAGTGCGATGAACCGACGTACTGCCCATGAAATCAATGCGAAGGTCAGTGAATTGGTTCTGTAATCGTTCCTGAATAATTGATCCTGCCAGTTTCGCCCGACCCAGCGCATTCGATCCTGCGTAGGAAATTTCTCCTTCGCCAACAAATCCAGCGTTATAGCCTACGCTTACCTTTAGCGTGTTCGGTCGGGATTGTCCCTGTCCACCCGTCGCTTTCACTTGGTTAGGACCAATTTCCTCCAGACTTACCTTGGTAAAATCGGCCACTACGTCGGGAGTCATGTATCGGCTTGGGTCCATCACTTCATAGAGCAGTTGCTCTTTGGCCGTTGCCACGTTTAACGTTCCACCTGTTCCGGCCACTTTACCAAAAATGGCTGTGCCATCGGTCGAAACATCAGCAAAGGGATGCCCTAGATGCGCCATGTCTGGAATGTCTTTCTTGCCAGGATCGGCAAAATAACCACCCGTCAACTGGCCCGCACATTCCAGCAAATGCCCAATGACCGTAGCCTGTCCAATCCGATCTGCTTCATCCAGCGACCAGCCAAACTCGTGAACCAACGGAGCGACAAACAGCGATGGATCAGCCACACGACCTGTAATGATGATGCTGGCACTGGTTGCTAAGGCCGGTAAAATAGCGTCGGCACCCAGATACGCATTCGCTGAAATTAATGGGCCAGCTTCGCGTAAGGGTTTGCTCGTTTCCAACGAAATCTCATGACCTGTAAGCAAGCCAAATATATCGTCACCCGTTACGACAGCAATAGTTATATTTAAGCCAAGACGCTTCGCAATGCTGACAATAACCTCGGCAGCCGCCAACGGATTCGCTGCGCCCATGTTTGTAATCAGACGAACATTGTTAGCCAGCAAATGGGGCAATAAACATTCAATACGTCGTTCCAGCAGCGGATCGTAGCCGAGTGCTGGATTTTGCCGTTTCCGCTTTTGAGCCAGGGCAATTGTTCGTTCGGCCAGGCACTCCAGCACCAGATAATCCAATTGTCCCTGCTGCGCCAGGATAATCGCTGGTTCCAGCCGGTCGCCGGAAAAACCGGCTCCGCAGCCGATGCGAATGGTTTCTTTCATAACATCTTGCCGTTCATAGGTGAATTGATCCGGTGAGTAGCGCGGCTAATGTCATCACGAGCGTCGTTCCGAAAGCCCATTTCAAAATGAATTTCTGATGATCGCCCAGATCGACTTCAGCCAACCCAACCAGCAGGAACGTCGAAGCGGTCAGCGGACTCACTGGAAAACCAACTGTCATCTGACCCAGCAATGCAGCCCGACCGATTTCAAGAGGATCGATACCAAACTGCGTGGCTGTCTGACTCAAAATGGGTACAACCCCAAAATAATAGGCATCTGGTGTAAACAATAAACTGGCTGGCATGCTGGTAATGGCCGTAAGTGTTGGTAACCAGGCTGCGTGTTGCTGGGGGATGAGTGAAACCAAGGAGGTTGCCATCGCGTCGATCATTTTCGAGCCGGTCAGGATGCCCGAAAACACCCCTGCCGCAAAGATCATACTCGACACCATAAAAATATTGTTACCGTGACTTCGGAGTACTTTTTGCTGATCGGCTAGCTTGGGATAATTAATCAGTAGCGCAACTGCGGCAGCTACTATAAATAAGGCGGGCGTAGGGACCCAGCTCTTCATCAACGTAACAATGAGTCCAATCGTTAGTAGGGCGTTGATCCAGAATAGCTTGGGCCGTCGTAGCTGCTGCTGTTGCTCGGTTAAATTTTCGTGATGCGCATAAGCCAGGTCAGTAATACCTAGTCGTTTTCGTTCTTTCTGACCAAACCAGTAAGCTACAAAAAGTACCCAGCCGATGCCAGCGATGATGGCCGGAATATTTGGGTTAAAAAGCTGCGTAGCGTCGGTCTTCAATGTCGAAATTGCTCGCGCCGATGTACCAGACCAGGGAACCAAGTGCAACGGCCCAACGCTTAGCGCGACAATGCCGGGCAATATCAGCCGATTAATTTTTAGTCGTTTATAGATAGGTAAAAAGGCCGACATAACAATCATAAACGTAGCCGTACCGTCACCATCTAGGTGGACAATCATGGTCAGGATAGCCGTTCCGACAATTACTTTAAGCGGATCGCCTTTGACGTACCGAATGATTCCGGCAATGATCGGATCGAACAGACCCGCATCGAGCATAGTCGCAAAATAGAGCACCGCGAACATGAGCAAAATACCCGTTGGAGCTACCTGTTTAATACCCGCCAGAATCATTTCGCCCAGTTCCTTCGGGCTGAATCCGGCCAGTAACCCCATGATTAAAGGCACTAAGATCAGCGCTGTAACGACCGACAATCGCTTGGTTATAATAAGAATCAGAAAAAGCCCAATCGTGGCAAAACCAAGGAGAGAAAGCATAGTGTAGGTTTCGAGGCTATTTCAATACGTTACTTTTCTGGGCCATATTCACCTCGTTCTGAGCATCTTCTGGCGATAAAAAACCTTCTTTTATTAATTCGTCAGCAGCTTTACGGACAGCGCTTACGTACACTTCGTGCGTTTTATACCGCTCTTCAAGCGACAAACGAGGATCGCCTTCTGCTAACCGCTCAACCTTCGTTTTTTTGAACGGGATGAACATGCCATTGAGCGAAGCTAAATCCCCTTCTCCGTAACCGGCTTGCCGTAATGCCCAGCCCGTATACGTGCCAAGCGGTACCCGCATGGTCGTGTTTCGAATGCCCGCTACCTCGTTGCCATCCTGATCAACTTTCGGCACTAAAACGGCGTAGACATTCTCTTTAACCACTTTCGGCGGCTCATTTGTCACAATCCCCGTAATGAAGTGGCTGTTGAACGCTGGTCCAAAATCGAGCAACGGGACGTTGTTGAATTGACCGTTATATACTACGCCTGGAATTGACGGCCAACCGATACTTTTTGCATCAGGCAGCACGAGCGTTTTTGCCTTAATCGTTGGGTAAGCGCTGGCAGGTGGTAGTTTATCTGCCATCACCCACTGTTCCAGCGCAATCAGCAAGGCTCGTAACGTCGGTTGGGTTGAATTGTAGTTCATCTGGAAACCACTTAAGGGGTCCTTCGCGCCGTTGGGTGAGTGCTGGGTTCCGGTGATGAAATAAATACGCACGTTGTCGGGAATCGCCAGGTCTTTTTTACCAGACGGATCAGTGGTCGGTAGCGATGCCCGTATTTGCCGGTATTCCGAGGAACTGAGCGTTTGCATAATTTTCGGGCAATTGCCCATCGGCGAACAGGCTTCCAGAATTCCTCCAGTAATTCCCGAAACAGGATCTTTCGTGATCTGCCAGGTAAACGGAGCCTCGTTGCTAGGAAACAAATGATC
This window harbors:
- a CDS encoding alpha/beta fold hydrolase, which produces MNKLVLILALMASSTVYAQTHQPRTFLLVHGAWSGGWDYAKVETVLRANGDKVYRPTLTGLGERVHLANPNINLTTFISDIVNVIKFEDLHNVILVGHSFGGMVISGVAEQLPERISHLVYLDAMVPNDGESAKMVCGDLWNSLMASHVKDGFMQYPFGPVRSTPPLDVAQSLKTFTEPLPIRNPLVKSIPTAFIVMTKNGQSQAANDRMGLVKARQRHWRIATLEGGHYAMREQPEQLVKKLEEVLN
- a CDS encoding winged helix-turn-helix transcriptional regulator; translation: MESSEPACQYELLAARDALEVIQGKWRIPIIISLTYGTKRFGEIQRDIGDISPKMLSQELKALEANQLIRRKLLAESIPVSVEYSLTPLGISLKGLLVELRLWGRHFRTAMIKS
- a CDS encoding family 43 glycosylhydrolase, giving the protein MNRMLITLFALLLTPTVLAQVGRPFIHDPSTVTECDGKYYTFGTGGGGLMSNDGWTWYGGGVRPGGGAAPDVIKLGDRYLVIYGATGGSPNHKGAILTMWNKTLDPKSPDFKYSEPVVVATSDGYEENDAIDPGVMLDPTTGRLWLTYGTYFGFTRLIELDPKTGGLKAGNKPVDVAIVCEASTLVYREGWYYLLATHGSCCDGANSTYNVVVGRSKKISGPYLDNVGRSMLQGGGKLVVATRGGLIGPGHFGHIVLEKGVEKMSLHYEADLEQGGRSVLGILPVVWRDGWPVAGEKFKEGTYEIESVRRGYSLELAVDFTRMAVGLRGFGPPTNEPIKPVPAQQLADVVNNWPTGTITLRIGDYMARPHQQWTITDAPDTTGYLGGPYYKIVLAGTDRALAATADAEVITVPAFTGVPEQLWRIDQLTDGTYRILPKLVPNSGRKLALVSSGDSTPTLAEFDVNSDNSKWNFRAP
- a CDS encoding acetylxylan esterase translates to MNRKYNYVLPFISCIVLSGLLLSGLTAFAQGPGPGQRIPLPPIPIKGDTTHTLSKHFTPASAALKSPDALGFIQRWLVLEPVKKDIVRNNIFTDNYLRTTFSTDNFSGDYTVVPRNGETVTVGNQTRKWYALDSKAFNFNLYQFTYALNQPKFGILVWLVTVIDCPEEIQNVRLAAGCNSGSMWWLNGQEALLLSGDRDMIADNGTSARLTLKKGKNIIRGAVINGPGMANFCMRFLDEKGSPVTNLSIGYQD
- a CDS encoding AtuA-related protein → MTIKLYDIAHSRAGDKGNTLTLSLIPYKPEDYPLICEKVTASAVSYHFRDLVLGEITRYELPNLPALQFVCQQALSGGVTTSLTIDTHGKSLSYALLEMSIDNEL
- a CDS encoding acyclic terpene utilization AtuA family protein: MKETIRIGCGAGFSGDRLEPAIILAQQGQLDYLVLECLAERTIALAQKRKRQNPALGYDPLLERRIECLLPHLLANNVRLITNMGAANPLAAAEVIVSIAKRLGLNITIAVVTGDDIFGLLTGHEISLETSKPLREAGPLISANAYLGADAILPALATSASIIITGRVADPSLFVAPLVHEFGWSLDEADRIGQATVIGHLLECAGQLTGGYFADPGKKDIPDMAHLGHPFADVSTDGTAIFGKVAGTGGTLNVATAKEQLLYEVMDPSRYMTPDVVADFTKVSLEEIGPNQVKATGGQGQSRPNTLKVSVGYNAGFVGEGEISYAGSNALGRAKLAGSIIQERLQNQFTDLRIDFMGSTSVHRTSFGEHPDQYEIRLRVAGKAATFEQASLVGEEVEALYTNGPAGGGGARKYVHEVVGIVSTFLGRDRINPQVTLFQS
- a CDS encoding CitMHS family transporter, translated to MLSLLGFATIGLFLILIITKRLSVVTALILVPLIMGLLAGFSPKELGEMILAGIKQVAPTGILLMFAVLYFATMLDAGLFDPIIAGIIRYVKGDPLKVIVGTAILTMIVHLDGDGTATFMIVMSAFLPIYKRLKINRLILPGIVALSVGPLHLVPWSGTSARAISTLKTDATQLFNPNIPAIIAGIGWVLFVAYWFGQKERKRLGITDLAYAHHENLTEQQQQLRRPKLFWINALLTIGLIVTLMKSWVPTPALFIVAAAVALLINYPKLADQQKVLRSHGNNIFMVSSMIFAAGVFSGILTGSKMIDAMATSLVSLIPQQHAAWLPTLTAITSMPASLLFTPDAYYFGVVPILSQTATQFGIDPLEIGRAALLGQMTVGFPVSPLTASTFLLVGLAEVDLGDHQKFILKWAFGTTLVMTLAALLTGSIHL